AGAGGGCTTCAAAGCCACCCTTCAGACTGATTCTTTTGTTGTAAGAGTTCAACAATATGCCATCTTCATTGAGATACATGGCAGAAAAATTGTATTTCACCTTTTCCGTTCCACCGGTTACCGAGACGCTTGTTCTATGGTTGAGGGCGTTTCGGAAAATATCTTTTTGCCAGTTGTTATCGGGTAAGGTACTGCGTTTGTTCCAGAGATCCTGGAGTGCAGGGAAGTTGTTGATTGTTCCGTTGTTGGTCCTTGCTTCAATCACCATTTCCAAATAATCATCCCTGCCCAATACATCTACATAGGTGGAAGGCTGGCTTACACCCATCTGTGCATTGAGGCGGATTTCCGGTTTTCCCTCCTTTCCTTTTTTGGTGGTTACGATGATTACCCCGTTTCCTGCACGTGATCCGTATATAGCCGATGAAGCAGCATCTTTCAGGATCTGGATGCTTTCCACATCCTGTGGGTTGATGTTCGCGAAATCGCTGCTGGAGGTGGTGGGATAACCATCAATCACATAAAGTGGATCGTTCCCACTGTTGATGGATCCGTTGCCCCTGATACGAATCGCAGGTGATTCACCAGGTTGACCGCTGATCTGCTGAAAGGTTACCCCTGAGCTAAGTCCTACAAGACTTTGTGCAAGGTCCCCTGTTGGCATGTCTGCTACCTTGTCTCCTTCAACAGTTGCGACAGCTGTGGAGAGCGATCTTTTGGTAACGGTACCGTAACCAATTACAATCAGCTCCTCCATCAAGGTTACGTTTTCGGTCATGATCACATCAATTCGGTTTCTGTTTGCGAGCGGAATAGTCTGCGAATCATAGCCAACAAAAGAAAAGACAATGTTCACATCGGGTCCGGGAACCCTCAATGTGTAATTACCATTAAAATCGGTTACCGTACCGATTGAATTATTTTCAACCTGCACGGTCACTCCAATCATCGGCTCTCCCAGTTCATCTGTCACCTTGCCACTGACTGTGCTTTCCTGTGCTGTTGCTATTGTTACATAAGACAATAGGCATAGCAGTAAAATGAGAGTTTTCGAAGAAAAGGTCAATTTTATCATAATGATTTTTAATAAGCGTTTAAATTCATGTATTTCAATTGTATATTTAATTCTGTTCATGGTAATGTGCCGAGTACCTCAAATGAGTGTCTGGCAATAGTTGTAAGTGTTTGTTACGCTTTCTTCACCATGGGCTGCAGGGATGTAAGATCCCTGATCATCACCGTTTCGCCCGTGGCGATACTCTTCCTGGCGGCGATGCCCACCAGGCAGGCCAGTGAGCCGTCGCGTACGCCCGCGGCCTGCCGTAGCGGGTCGGGTGTTCCGGGGATGAAGATCTGGTCTTTGAGCAGCTTGTCGCCACCGCCGTGGCCACTGCCCTGCGGGATGTGGTGATACTCTCTCTTCCCGAAGTTCTTCGAGACCACGATCTCGTCGTAGTTGGCATCGGTGGTGGGGTTGGACTCCTGTATCCAGGCATCCATCCTGCCCTTGGTACCGTTGAAGGCGATTCGATACCCCTCGTAGGGCGAGTAGGTGGTGAGCGAGTAGGCCACCTGCACGCCGTTCATGTACTTGATGGTGGCGGCCATCTTGTCGTAGATGTTGACATCGTTTCGGAAGACACATCCGTCGCGGTGATAACCATCATATTTCTCATTCTCCACATAGAGTCGCTTGAGATGTTCACTGCGCATGATGTCGAAGTAGAACTTACACTCTTTGGTGTGGGGGCAGCTGCGGCAGTTGTCGGCACGGAAGGGCCCATTCTTGCCGTAGAACTCCAGGTCGCCCAGGGCGTAGACGCTCTCCGGGTCGCTGCCAATCCACCAGTTGAGCAGGTCGAAGTGGTGGCTGGCCTTGTGAACCCAAAGCGATCCCCCTTTTTCCATCAGGCGGTGCCAGCGGCGGAAATAGTCTGCGCCATGTGAGGTGTCGAGGTACCAGTGGAAGTCGACCGAGGTGAGCTCTCCGATTTCACCTGACTGGAGAATCTCCCACATCTTTGCGCGGTGGGGTGAGTAGCGGTAATTGAAGGTGATCCTGCACTGCTTGCCTGTTCTCTTCTCGGCGTCGATGATTCGTTGTATCTTCTGCTCGTCTATGGCCATCGGCTTCTCGCAGATGATGTCGGCGCCCATCTCCATCCCTTTTACGATGAAGTGGTCGTGCGTGTCATCGTCGGTTGTGACGATCAGCTGGTCGGGTTTGGTCTCGCGCATCATCTGTTCGAAGTCGTCGAAGGTGGGGCAGTCGGTACCAATCAGCTGCTTTCCCAGTGCCAGCCTGCCGGGGTTATGGTCACA
This genomic window from Dysgonomonadaceae bacterium zrk40 contains:
- a CDS encoding Gfo/Idh/MocA family oxidoreductase; the encoded protein is MKNKANPISRRKFLAVSGAIAGTTIVNPASNILAANMGSNSINNKKTRLAIVGLGIRGTSMWGSSLTKEYGKQIEFVGLCDHNPGRLALGKQLIGTDCPTFDDFEQMMRETKPDQLIVTTDDDTHDHFIVKGMEMGADIICEKPMAIDEQKIQRIIDAEKRTGKQCRITFNYRYSPHRAKMWEILQSGEIGELTSVDFHWYLDTSHGADYFRRWHRLMEKGGSLWVHKASHHFDLLNWWIGSDPESVYALGDLEFYGKNGPFRADNCRSCPHTKECKFYFDIMRSEHLKRLYVENEKYDGYHRDGCVFRNDVNIYDKMAATIKYMNGVQVAYSLTTYSPYEGYRIAFNGTKGRMDAWIQESNPTTDANYDEIVVSKNFGKREYHHIPQGSGHGGGDKLLKDQIFIPGTPDPLRQAAGVRDGSLACLVGIAARKSIATGETVMIRDLTSLQPMVKKA